A genome region from Candidatus Omnitrophota bacterium includes the following:
- a CDS encoding IS4 family transposase codes for MHHNNTILGQMLKMFPRYQFHEAVLETGAEYHARGFTSWNHFVAMLFGQLSGQDSLRTIEAGLATQSKALYHLGITPTHRSTLAYANEHRPHELFKKVFFDMLSKCQDIAPKHKFCFKNPLYSIDATTVDLCLSLYDWAKFRAIKGAVKIHIKLDHSGYLPTFMIVTNGKDNDNKATPFIPLEKNDVAIFDMGYIDFSWFKSLDDKGIIFVTRLKKNAVYTVVERRDVSKFRYILSDQTIKMTGYQTKDKCANLLRRVRSKDPDTGKTIDILTNNFTWSAKTIGRIYKERWQIELFFKAIKQQLKVKSFVGTSKNALLSQLWVALTAYLMLSYLKFKSKFGWSLYTLCSILPVNLFARRDLWDWFSAPFHERSKMPTGISQQAQLTFW; via the coding sequence ATGCACCATAATAACACAATTTTAGGACAAATGCTAAAAATGTTTCCGAGATACCAATTCCATGAAGCTGTTTTAGAGACCGGGGCTGAATACCATGCCCGGGGCTTTACCTCATGGAATCACTTCGTCGCTATGCTGTTCGGCCAGTTATCCGGACAGGATAGCTTAAGGACCATAGAGGCTGGTCTTGCCACTCAATCAAAAGCTCTCTATCATTTAGGCATAACCCCAACCCATCGGTCGACGCTTGCTTATGCCAATGAGCATAGGCCGCACGAGCTCTTTAAAAAAGTCTTTTTTGATATGCTGTCCAAATGTCAGGATATCGCCCCTAAGCATAAATTCTGTTTTAAGAACCCTTTATACAGCATAGACGCCACAACCGTAGACCTTTGCCTGTCGCTCTATGACTGGGCTAAGTTTAGGGCCATAAAAGGCGCCGTTAAGATCCATATAAAACTCGATCACTCCGGATATCTGCCTACGTTTATGATAGTAACAAACGGTAAAGACAATGACAATAAGGCCACTCCCTTCATACCGCTGGAGAAGAATGACGTCGCTATATTCGACATGGGCTATATCGACTTCTCGTGGTTTAAATCTCTCGACGATAAAGGCATCATATTCGTGACCAGGTTGAAGAAGAACGCTGTTTATACCGTTGTCGAGCGCAGAGACGTCTCAAAGTTCAGGTACATACTAAGTGACCAGACAATAAAGATGACAGGATATCAGACGAAAGATAAATGCGCCAATCTCTTACGCCGCGTTCGCTCCAAAGACCCTGATACCGGTAAGACTATCGATATATTAACTAATAACTTCACTTGGAGCGCCAAGACAATAGGCCGTATTTACAAAGAACGATGGCAGATTGAGCTGTTCTTCAAAGCCATTAAACAGCAATTAAAGGTAAAAAGCTTTGTAGGCACGTCTAAAAATGCCCTGCTGTCCCAATTATGGGTCGCGTTAACGGCATATCTTATGCTCTCGTATCTAAAATTCAAGTCAAAGTTCGGTTGGTCACTTTACACACTTTGCTCGATACTGCCTGTGAATCTCTTCGCCAGGCGCGACCTATGGGACTGGTTCAGCGCTCCGTTCCATGAACGAAGTAAAATGCCTACTGGGATATCGCAACAGGCCCAGTTAACTTTTTGGTAA